From one Verrucomicrobiota bacterium genomic stretch:
- the gatC gene encoding Asp-tRNA(Asn)/Glu-tRNA(Gln) amidotransferase subunit GatC has product MKDGAIDVGYVADLARIELTDEEKALFQKQLGDVLAYVKQLERIDISSIPETPVDPHLPTNVLRQDDVTESLPVQDALLNAPKQKDNLIVVPKIVE; this is encoded by the coding sequence GTGAAAGATGGAGCAATTGATGTTGGGTATGTAGCCGATTTGGCCAGAATTGAATTAACTGACGAGGAAAAGGCCCTTTTTCAGAAGCAACTTGGTGACGTGCTGGCTTATGTTAAGCAATTAGAAAGGATAGATATCTCATCTATCCCTGAAACACCTGTCGACCCACACCTTCCTACTAACGTATTACGACAAGACGATGTAACTGAAAGCTTACCAGTCCAAGATGCTCTGCTCAATGCGCCAAAACAAAAAGACAACCTGATCGTTGTTCCAAAAATTGTCGAATAG
- the gatA gene encoding Asp-tRNA(Asn)/Glu-tRNA(Gln) amidotransferase subunit GatA — protein MNPEKFTLSSLKSAYDLKELSPKEVVTSLLGRIERINPKLQAYLRVDSEDALAQAERADISKPLGGLPIAIKDNINVTGEKTTCSSKYLANFESPYDATVIRKLKEAGAILLGRTNMDEFAMGSSCEYSAFNPTRNPWNLNKIPGGSSGGSASVVAGKIAVAALGSDTGGSIRQPAALCGCVGLKPTYGRVSRYGLVAFASSLDQIGPLTHTVKDSALLLNVISGQDQMENTSCPVDVPDFTRNLNTSIKGLKIGIPKEYFIHGIDPEVLSAVESAIDWYKKNGAEIVKISLPHTEAAVAVYYIVATAEASANLARFDGVRYGHRTAEPKDVLEMYKLSREEGLGPEVKRRIILGTYVLSSGYADQYYKRAQKVRHLLRQDFSHAFEKCDAILTPTSPSPAFNIGEKMTDPLQMYLADIFTIAANLAGIPGISIPCGFTKDNLPVGLQLLGPHFMEEKILHPAHAYEQAHSWKDKQPSF, from the coding sequence ATGAATCCTGAAAAATTTACCCTTTCATCACTCAAATCAGCCTATGATTTAAAAGAACTATCTCCTAAGGAAGTAGTTACTTCTTTGCTAGGGCGCATCGAGAGAATAAACCCTAAGCTCCAAGCCTACCTGCGCGTCGACTCAGAAGACGCTTTAGCTCAAGCGGAAAGAGCTGACATCTCCAAACCTCTCGGTGGCCTCCCTATAGCGATCAAAGACAACATCAATGTCACAGGTGAAAAAACTACCTGCTCTTCAAAGTATCTTGCGAACTTTGAATCCCCATATGATGCCACCGTCATCCGTAAACTCAAAGAAGCAGGAGCCATTCTATTAGGTCGGACAAATATGGATGAGTTCGCCATGGGTTCTTCTTGTGAGTACTCAGCTTTCAATCCTACCCGCAATCCATGGAATCTAAATAAAATCCCTGGTGGAAGCAGTGGAGGTTCCGCTTCAGTCGTAGCAGGAAAGATTGCAGTTGCAGCTCTTGGATCTGACACTGGTGGATCTATTCGTCAGCCTGCAGCACTTTGTGGGTGTGTAGGGCTCAAGCCAACATACGGTAGAGTTTCCCGCTATGGTCTAGTCGCTTTCGCTTCGTCGCTGGACCAAATTGGCCCACTCACTCATACCGTTAAAGACTCCGCTCTCTTGCTAAATGTCATATCAGGACAAGACCAAATGGAAAACACAAGCTGCCCGGTAGATGTACCTGACTTTACTAGGAATCTCAACACTTCAATCAAAGGGCTCAAAATTGGCATACCCAAAGAATATTTTATCCATGGCATCGATCCTGAGGTTTTGAGTGCCGTTGAATCTGCTATTGACTGGTATAAGAAAAATGGTGCTGAGATTGTGAAGATTTCACTTCCTCACACAGAAGCTGCCGTAGCTGTTTACTATATAGTCGCGACTGCTGAAGCCTCAGCCAATCTTGCGCGATTTGACGGGGTTCGCTATGGACACCGTACGGCTGAACCCAAGGATGTCCTAGAAATGTACAAGCTGTCCCGGGAAGAGGGACTGGGACCTGAAGTAAAACGACGTATCATTCTTGGAACCTATGTTCTTAGCTCAGGCTATGCTGATCAATACTACAAACGTGCTCAAAAAGTCCGTCACCTACTACGCCAAGACTTTAGCCATGCTTTTGAAAAATGTGATGCCATCCTGACTCCAACTTCACCTTCCCCTGCCTTCAACATTGGAGAAAAAATGACGGATCCTCTTCAGATGTATCTAGCTGACATTTTCACCATCGCAGCAAACCTAGCTGGCATCCCAGGTATTTCTATTCCTTGTGGTTTTACCAAAGATAATCTCCCCGTCGGCTTACAACTCCTGGGGCCTCACTTTATGGAAGAAAAGATCTTGCATCCTGCTCATGCTTACGAACAGGCTCACTCCTGGAAGGATAAACAGCCCTCATTTTAA
- a CDS encoding DUF1287 domain-containing protein — MIVSSIKNSRGIPLVIHNIGSGVQEEDRLLEFRITGHYRLK; from the coding sequence ATGATTGTATCGAGTATAAAAAATAGTCGGGGCATTCCTCTAGTCATACATAATATCGGCAGCGGCGTTCAAGAAGAAGATCGACTCTTGGAATTTAGAATTACGGGACATTACCGTTTAAAATAA
- the argJ gene encoding bifunctional glutamate N-acetyltransferase/amino-acid acetyltransferase ArgJ, with the protein MIAGLKELEGGTVASTPGFLAAGISSGIKSGNKKDLALVASDVDCEVGATFTTNQIKAAPVRLSAQHSKRGTCRAVIINSGCANACTGIKGITDAKSMAETTASELKTTKSKILVCSTGGIGHLLPMDKVTSGIRKAAHSLKEKYGTLAAKAIMTTDTFHKEHAVSFLIDGKRVTIGAMAKGAGMIHPNMATMLCVVTTDAHIDKVTLQKCTHNAVEETFNRISVDGDTSTNDSVLVLANGLAKNNKLRKGHAQVNRFQQALTQVMQVLARMIIEDGEGITKVVELHVKGANSTSDAKKHAEAIACSPLVKCAWAGHDPNWGRIVAAMGYSGARIREELIDIYYDGVAATKGGLVTKTPLSKLRKIARKRNYTITIDLNIGKGQYNLLTNDFTEEYVKINRAYE; encoded by the coding sequence ATGATTGCGGGACTCAAAGAACTTGAGGGTGGAACCGTTGCATCCACTCCGGGCTTTTTAGCTGCTGGCATTTCTAGTGGTATTAAATCTGGAAACAAAAAAGACTTAGCTCTGGTTGCTTCTGATGTCGACTGCGAAGTTGGCGCTACTTTTACCACAAATCAGATTAAAGCCGCACCTGTTCGCCTTAGTGCTCAGCATTCCAAAAGAGGCACATGTCGAGCAGTAATTATCAACAGCGGCTGTGCCAATGCCTGCACAGGCATTAAGGGCATCACGGATGCCAAATCTATGGCTGAAACTACAGCATCTGAGCTGAAGACCACTAAAAGTAAAATCTTAGTCTGCTCTACTGGTGGTATAGGGCATCTCCTTCCTATGGACAAAGTAACCTCTGGCATACGCAAAGCTGCTCATTCACTTAAAGAAAAGTATGGAACCCTAGCCGCTAAGGCTATCATGACAACAGACACTTTCCACAAAGAGCATGCTGTGTCATTTCTTATCGACGGCAAAAGAGTCACCATTGGTGCCATGGCTAAAGGTGCAGGAATGATCCACCCAAACATGGCCACCATGCTTTGTGTGGTAACAACAGATGCGCATATTGATAAAGTCACCTTACAGAAATGTACCCACAACGCTGTCGAAGAGACCTTTAATAGAATTTCTGTTGACGGCGATACCTCAACTAATGACTCTGTTCTAGTTCTCGCTAATGGACTCGCAAAAAACAACAAACTTCGCAAAGGTCATGCTCAAGTAAACCGCTTCCAACAAGCACTCACTCAAGTAATGCAAGTGCTTGCTCGCATGATTATTGAAGATGGCGAAGGCATTACAAAAGTCGTTGAGCTTCATGTCAAAGGGGCCAACAGCACAAGTGATGCCAAAAAGCACGCGGAAGCTATAGCTTGCTCACCACTTGTCAAATGCGCCTGGGCAGGGCATGACCCCAACTGGGGTCGTATTGTTGCTGCTATGGGATATTCTGGAGCTAGAATCCGTGAAGAACTTATCGATATCTATTATGATGGCGTTGCCGCTACAAAAGGAGGTTTAGTCACAAAAACACCTCTCAGCAAACTGAGAAAAATTGCTCGCAAAAGAAACTACACCATCACCATTGATCTCAATATTGGGAAAGGTCAGTACAATTTGCTCACCAATGACTTTACAGAAGAATACGTCAAAATAAATAGAGCCTACGAATAA
- the argC gene encoding N-acetyl-gamma-glutamyl-phosphate reductase, protein MTSKEKISVAVVGASGYTGEELLRVLIDHPQVSLSAITSRQLEGKHLSEVLSRTQRVPDLSFKNLSPKQITDRAEVFFLALPHGVSSEFVLPLHAAGKTIFDLSADFRLADAETYQEFYNKTHPAPELLAQATYGSPEINPDQIESSNLIACPGCYPTSVLLALAPALKNKLIKTNDITINSLSGVSGAGKKAATEFSFCEINESMKPYSVPKHRHLPEIEQELSLIAKERVQVTFVPHLVPVHRGMLSTVVAGSSQNFPDEIKVRKLYQEFYKASPFVKILTSDQLPETKNVVQTNSCHIAIKYNTRTDKLIIMSAIDNLGKGAATQAVQCFNIRFGLTSQEGLAL, encoded by the coding sequence ATGACAAGTAAAGAGAAAATATCTGTAGCAGTGGTTGGGGCTTCCGGATACACGGGAGAAGAACTACTTAGAGTACTCATAGACCACCCCCAGGTTAGTCTATCAGCGATAACTTCCCGCCAGTTAGAAGGAAAACACCTTTCTGAGGTTCTTTCAAGAACTCAACGAGTACCTGACCTCTCTTTTAAAAATCTCTCCCCCAAGCAAATCACCGATCGCGCAGAAGTCTTCTTCCTGGCCTTGCCTCATGGAGTCTCATCAGAATTTGTCTTACCCTTACATGCCGCAGGCAAAACCATTTTTGATTTAAGTGCCGATTTTCGCCTTGCTGATGCTGAGACTTATCAAGAATTTTATAACAAAACTCATCCTGCGCCTGAACTTTTGGCCCAAGCCACCTATGGTAGTCCAGAAATAAACCCAGACCAAATAGAAAGCTCTAACCTTATCGCCTGTCCTGGATGTTATCCAACGAGCGTTCTTTTAGCACTTGCCCCAGCGCTAAAAAATAAACTCATCAAGACGAATGACATCACCATCAACTCATTAAGCGGTGTTTCTGGTGCAGGTAAAAAAGCTGCTACTGAATTTTCTTTCTGTGAAATTAATGAGAGCATGAAGCCTTACAGTGTCCCAAAGCACCGACACCTACCGGAGATCGAACAAGAACTCTCTCTAATTGCCAAAGAACGAGTACAAGTTACGTTTGTACCTCACCTCGTTCCAGTTCACCGCGGCATGCTCAGCACAGTGGTGGCAGGCAGTTCACAAAATTTTCCAGATGAAATAAAGGTCCGTAAACTCTATCAAGAATTTTACAAAGCCTCACCATTTGTTAAAATCCTAACCAGTGATCAACTACCAGAAACCAAGAACGTGGTGCAAACCAACAGCTGTCACATCGCTATTAAATACAATACACGCACCGATAAACTCATCATCATGAGTGCTATTGATAACCTCGGTAAGGGAGCCGCCACCCAAGCAGTGCAATGCTTTAATATACGTTTCGGTCTTACCTCTCAAGAGGGCTTAGCATTATGA
- the argB gene encoding acetylglutamate kinase, with protein MLDIESSTSILIEALPYIQKFRGQTFVIKYGGSAMEEPQLVESTLKDIVFLEAVGINPVLVHGGGKAISRRLQEKGIETKFINGLRVTDKPSVTIINEVLNQVINPEIVNRINSLGGHARSYQGNQVLRVKKREATDEKGNLINLGFVGEVISCDVFDLRMAISHEVVPVVSPIGTDKEGQPYNVNADTAAAEITMALNASRIIYLSDVQGILKDPNNPETLIPTVSEKDISDLTATGMLSGGMLPKVESALQVLKSGTEKVHMIDGRIPHALLLELFTDKGIGTEIVKGS; from the coding sequence ATGTTAGATATAGAATCCAGCACATCTATACTCATCGAGGCTCTGCCTTACATCCAGAAATTTCGCGGCCAAACCTTTGTTATTAAGTACGGAGGGTCTGCTATGGAAGAACCTCAACTTGTTGAATCCACTCTAAAAGACATCGTCTTTTTAGAGGCAGTCGGCATCAACCCCGTTCTGGTTCACGGAGGAGGAAAAGCCATCAGTCGACGCTTGCAAGAAAAAGGCATTGAAACAAAATTCATCAATGGACTACGCGTCACAGATAAACCTTCAGTAACGATTATTAACGAGGTGCTCAATCAAGTCATCAATCCTGAAATCGTCAATCGCATCAACAGCTTGGGAGGCCATGCTCGTTCCTATCAAGGCAATCAAGTCCTGCGCGTTAAAAAGCGTGAAGCTACCGATGAAAAAGGTAATCTCATTAATCTCGGTTTTGTTGGTGAAGTCATAAGCTGTGATGTGTTTGATTTGCGAATGGCTATTTCCCATGAAGTAGTTCCAGTCGTCTCACCTATTGGCACCGACAAAGAAGGGCAACCTTACAATGTTAATGCAGACACTGCTGCTGCAGAAATCACCATGGCTCTTAATGCCTCACGTATTATCTACCTCTCGGATGTTCAAGGGATCCTCAAAGACCCGAATAATCCTGAAACACTTATCCCTACTGTTAGTGAAAAAGACATCTCCGACCTAACCGCAACTGGAATGCTTAGTGGCGGCATGCTTCCCAAAGTTGAATCTGCTTTACAGGTATTAAAGTCTGGCACCGAAAAAGTCCACATGATCGATGGCCGTATTCCTCATGCTTTGCTTCTAGAGCTCTTCACTGACAAAGGGATCGGAACTGAGATTGTCAAAGGGTCTTAA
- a CDS encoding ATPase, T2SS/T4P/T4SS family: protein MNDDYVVELLINSGLITSDDAMLARVQAAQEQRTVADELIYQGLVSRDDMLRAIANDNGMDFLPEIDHIDEEALSILDQEVAHRYHVIPLFHRGHSVSVAIPDPLDFDTLDAIRYLVKVDIDPIVVPLDQINNAVAKYYGSLSESVGSLLGNEEEEIQLRESEAITGESSSEGDAPIIKMVYGMILDAHRLRGSDIHLEPLEKRLRLRYRIDGKLQEMRDPPKKLQASIISRIKIMANMSIAEKRLPQDGRIALAMQDRSQIDLRVSSVPTVHGESIVMRILDKKALVLGLPELGFLSDDQAIMERILGFADGIFLVTGPTGSGKSTTLYACLNMLNKSDRKLITVEDPVEYEMAGINQVPVNHDTGMTFAAALRAMLRQAPNIIMVGEIRDAETATIAINASLTGHLVFSTLHTNDAPSAVTRLADIGVKPFLVSSSVRAVLAQRLVRKICSKCTQPYVPSDDELRALNLDSTRIAEANFQIGHGCDYCRGQGYKGRMGIFELFSVNDDLRSLINEGASVSEIRQKSRDLGMRTLREDGIRKTVGGMTTPEEVISITMGDKE from the coding sequence ATGAATGATGACTACGTAGTAGAATTGCTAATCAATTCTGGTCTCATCACTTCAGACGATGCCATGCTAGCCCGCGTTCAAGCAGCTCAAGAACAACGCACAGTTGCTGATGAACTGATTTACCAAGGACTTGTTAGCCGTGACGATATGCTAAGAGCAATCGCCAATGACAATGGCATGGATTTCTTACCAGAAATTGACCATATTGACGAAGAGGCCCTTTCCATCTTAGACCAGGAAGTCGCGCACCGTTATCATGTCATTCCCCTTTTTCATCGTGGGCATTCAGTATCTGTAGCCATTCCTGATCCCTTAGATTTTGATACGTTAGATGCCATTCGTTACCTGGTAAAAGTAGATATCGACCCCATTGTCGTGCCGCTCGACCAAATCAACAATGCCGTAGCCAAGTACTACGGCTCACTAAGCGAATCAGTTGGCTCTCTTTTGGGAAATGAAGAGGAGGAGATCCAGCTAAGAGAATCAGAAGCTATCACAGGCGAGTCAAGCAGTGAAGGAGATGCCCCTATCATCAAAATGGTCTACGGCATGATACTGGACGCCCACCGCTTACGTGGTAGTGATATCCACTTGGAGCCGCTAGAAAAACGTCTCCGGCTAAGATATCGGATTGACGGTAAGCTGCAAGAAATGCGTGATCCACCCAAAAAACTTCAAGCAAGTATCATATCGCGCATCAAAATCATGGCCAACATGTCCATTGCTGAGAAACGTCTACCTCAGGACGGGAGAATAGCACTTGCCATGCAAGATAGAAGTCAGATAGATCTTAGAGTCTCCAGTGTGCCAACAGTCCATGGCGAATCCATTGTCATGCGTATCTTAGATAAAAAAGCACTGGTACTTGGCTTACCTGAATTAGGCTTTTTATCCGATGACCAAGCCATCATGGAGCGCATCCTAGGGTTTGCAGATGGCATCTTCCTTGTGACTGGACCAACAGGTTCCGGAAAATCAACCACTCTTTACGCCTGCTTAAACATGCTCAACAAATCAGACCGCAAGCTCATTACCGTTGAGGATCCCGTGGAATATGAAATGGCCGGCATTAACCAAGTTCCGGTAAACCATGATACGGGTATGACTTTTGCCGCCGCTCTCCGTGCCATGTTACGGCAAGCACCCAATATTATTATGGTCGGAGAGATTCGAGATGCAGAAACAGCTACCATTGCGATTAACGCCTCACTCACCGGGCACCTCGTATTCAGCACCTTGCATACCAATGATGCTCCCAGTGCTGTTACAAGACTTGCAGATATCGGTGTAAAGCCCTTTCTGGTTTCATCTTCAGTCCGTGCTGTTCTCGCCCAACGGCTAGTGCGTAAGATCTGCTCTAAATGTACTCAGCCTTACGTTCCAAGTGACGACGAGCTACGAGCACTAAACCTGGATTCTACTCGAATTGCCGAAGCAAATTTTCAAATTGGCCATGGTTGTGACTATTGTAGAGGACAAGGCTATAAGGGAAGAATGGGGATCTTTGAACTCTTTTCTGTCAACGATGACCTTCGCTCACTGATTAATGAAGGAGCTAGCGTATCTGAAATCCGCCAAAAATCTCGTGACTTGGGCATGCGCACTCTACGTGAAGATGGCATACGCAAAACAGTCGGCGGCATGACAACGCCCGAAGAAGTCATATCAATTACCATGGGAGATAAAGAATAA
- the rplM gene encoding 50S ribosomal protein L13 has protein sequence MKTTASAKATDINRQWWIIDAKDQVVGRVAERAAVLLRGKHKALYTPHIDSGDFVVIINADKAVFTGKKEVDKTYTYFSGYVGGLRSENPKKLRERRPELMMEKAVKGMIPHNRLGRSIFKKLHVYKGDSHPHEAQKPQMVSTNNAQQK, from the coding sequence ATGAAAACAACAGCTTCAGCTAAGGCAACAGATATTAATCGTCAGTGGTGGATCATCGACGCAAAAGACCAAGTCGTCGGACGCGTCGCTGAGAGAGCTGCAGTGCTCCTACGTGGCAAGCATAAGGCCCTATATACTCCCCACATCGACTCTGGGGATTTTGTAGTGATCATAAACGCAGACAAAGCTGTTTTCACTGGTAAGAAAGAAGTTGATAAAACCTACACTTATTTTTCCGGGTATGTTGGCGGATTGCGCTCTGAGAACCCTAAGAAGCTCAGGGAGCGTCGTCCAGAACTGATGATGGAGAAAGCCGTCAAGGGAATGATCCCTCACAATCGTCTAGGACGCTCCATTTTCAAAAAATTACACGTCTACAAGGGTGATTCTCATCCCCATGAAGCACAAAAGCCTCAAATGGTTTCAACTAACAACGCACAACAGAAATAG
- the rpsI gene encoding 30S ribosomal protein S9: MVTKKSPPLFMATGRRKASTARVNLKEGNGKITVNGKLLDEYFVTAGQRIQALQPLLSTEMHKKFDLLIRAEGGGLTGQAGAIKMAIARALTQFDIELRPEMKKAGFLRRDDRMKERKKSGQPGARKRVQFSKR, from the coding sequence ATGGTAACAAAAAAATCCCCACCACTTTTTATGGCTACAGGACGAAGAAAAGCATCAACAGCTAGAGTAAATCTTAAGGAGGGTAATGGAAAAATTACCGTTAACGGCAAGCTGCTGGACGAATACTTCGTCACTGCTGGACAACGCATTCAGGCACTTCAGCCATTACTGAGTACTGAAATGCATAAAAAATTTGATCTTCTTATTCGTGCTGAAGGTGGTGGCCTAACGGGGCAAGCTGGGGCCATCAAGATGGCTATCGCCCGTGCACTCACGCAATTTGATATCGAACTTCGCCCAGAAATGAAGAAAGCTGGGTTTTTGCGAAGAGATGATCGCATGAAAGAGCGTAAGAAATCAGGCCAACCAGGAGCACGCAAGCGCGTCCAGTTCTCCAAGCGCTAA
- a CDS encoding DUF1287 domain-containing protein yields MNKTLSIALLFFMTLTVLTIADGYDIVDAARSQIGKTLSYDPRYVALDYPAGDIPIESGVCTDVIIRALRKSRNIDLQKLVHEDMEAHFEKYPQIWGLKRADKNIDHRRAPNLQTYFKRSNFNLPTPRNHLTYQPGDIITCTIPHTYLTS; encoded by the coding sequence ATGAATAAAACCCTCTCTATAGCCCTCCTATTTTTTATGACCCTCACAGTATTAACGATTGCTGATGGATATGACATCGTAGATGCTGCGCGAAGCCAGATTGGTAAGACTCTTAGCTATGACCCTCGTTATGTCGCCCTCGATTACCCGGCTGGTGATATTCCTATAGAATCTGGTGTTTGCACAGATGTCATTATCAGAGCACTGCGCAAAAGCAGAAACATTGACCTTCAAAAACTTGTTCATGAGGATATGGAAGCTCATTTCGAAAAATACCCACAAATATGGGGTCTGAAAAGAGCAGACAAAAATATCGACCACCGCAGAGCACCCAATTTACAAACCTACTTCAAAAGATCGAACTTTAACTTACCGACACCCAGAAACCATTTAACTTATCAGCCCGGAGACATTATCACTTGCACCATTCCCCACACTTACCTCACATCATGA
- the gatB gene encoding Asp-tRNA(Asn)/Glu-tRNA(Gln) amidotransferase subunit GatB, producing the protein MKYEAVIGLEVHVQLKTASKMFCGCINEYGGDQNTHTCPICLGMPGALPTPNEKAIIHTIQSGLMLNCQIAPVCKFDRKNYFYPDMPKNYQTSQSDLPLCIGGHVTLHKYAFPKDVQKESLASEDKKIRINHIHLEEDVAKSTHYTDHSGIDYNRAGTPLMELVTEADLRHADEAFAFLTTLKQILIYGNVSDADMEKGQLRCDVNISIRPVGQEKFGTKCEIKNMNSISAVRRALKYEIDRQIDVVSSGGIIQQYTLGWSDDLGETFQMRKKEDSHDYRYFPCPDLLPIRTNEGLHQEAEKLIPELPDKKKERFMQDFQLTEYQAEVLASERPLADYYENAAQTAKNQAAVANFIINDFLATEPDFSDVSIPAKHFAELSNLVEGGKINSKGAKVIIAELLENPRSPEAIAKEKDLMQDLDPSVVENWCQEAIAGNAKSVEDFKSGKKAAINALKGYVMKQSRGKANPALVEEILLKKLS; encoded by the coding sequence ATGAAATACGAAGCAGTCATCGGTTTAGAGGTTCATGTCCAACTCAAAACAGCATCTAAAATGTTTTGCGGATGTATCAATGAATATGGAGGTGACCAGAATACACATACTTGCCCGATTTGCCTAGGCATGCCGGGGGCCCTTCCAACACCTAATGAAAAAGCTATTATTCATACCATCCAAAGTGGTCTCATGCTCAATTGTCAAATTGCTCCGGTCTGTAAATTTGACCGTAAAAATTACTTCTACCCTGATATGCCGAAAAACTATCAGACCTCCCAGAGCGATTTACCACTCTGCATAGGCGGTCATGTTACTTTACATAAATACGCATTCCCCAAAGATGTTCAGAAGGAATCCCTTGCCTCAGAGGATAAAAAAATCCGTATCAACCATATTCACTTAGAAGAAGATGTCGCAAAGTCCACTCATTACACAGATCATAGTGGTATTGATTATAACCGAGCAGGAACACCCCTCATGGAATTGGTCACCGAAGCAGATTTACGCCATGCAGATGAAGCGTTTGCATTTCTAACTACTTTAAAACAAATCTTGATCTACGGGAATGTCTCCGACGCTGACATGGAGAAAGGACAACTGCGTTGCGATGTAAATATCTCCATTCGCCCAGTGGGCCAGGAAAAATTTGGGACAAAATGTGAGATCAAAAACATGAACTCTATTTCAGCAGTTCGTCGTGCCTTGAAATATGAAATTGATCGCCAAATTGATGTCGTTTCTTCTGGAGGGATAATCCAACAATACACTCTAGGATGGAGCGACGATCTAGGAGAGACATTTCAAATGCGTAAAAAAGAAGATTCACACGACTACCGCTATTTTCCTTGCCCAGACCTTTTACCTATTCGCACTAATGAAGGCCTTCACCAAGAGGCTGAAAAGCTCATACCCGAGTTGCCTGATAAAAAAAAGGAGCGTTTCATGCAGGATTTTCAACTTACTGAATACCAAGCAGAAGTCCTTGCCTCTGAAAGACCACTAGCTGACTATTACGAAAATGCCGCTCAAACAGCCAAAAATCAAGCTGCCGTCGCCAATTTTATTATCAATGATTTCCTGGCCACTGAGCCTGACTTTTCTGATGTATCCATTCCTGCAAAGCACTTTGCTGAGTTGTCTAACTTAGTCGAGGGAGGAAAAATCAATAGCAAGGGAGCCAAGGTGATTATTGCTGAATTATTAGAAAACCCCAGATCACCAGAAGCCATTGCCAAAGAAAAGGACCTGATGCAAGATCTCGATCCTTCGGTTGTTGAAAACTGGTGTCAAGAGGCAATTGCTGGAAACGCCAAAAGCGTAGAAGATTTTAAATCAGGAAAAAAAGCTGCCATTAATGCTCTTAAGGGATATGTAATGAAACAATCCCGAGGAAAGGCCAATCCTGCCCTTGTAGAGGAAATTTTACTTAAAAAACTGTCATAA